In one Papilio machaon chromosome 15, ilPapMach1.1, whole genome shotgun sequence genomic region, the following are encoded:
- the LOC106721028 gene encoding SWI/SNF-related matrix-associated actin-dependent regulator of chromatin subfamily A-like protein 1 isoform X2: protein MSCSKEEIERKRLAAIQKRQTKLSSPNSPLGNISISNTTQGSPSFTAQNINGRKLYHPYKKPEINESENIPVTKVVSGTIYLISESRFEVNPSEFCVPLINIFKSISSKCYDANTKLWNFSIEDYEQLMSKVAPLAPHVVLGALPAYVLKVVRENITDPNNIDLTPVEATLRNKLMPFQEDGVRFGIAHRGRCMIADDMGLGKTFQALAIASYYKHNWPLLIVTTSSMRDTWQNKVYELLPSVPLMNIVTLSSGKDTQLVADKQTEVVIVSYKITSMHTDLLKSKNFGVVILDESHHLKSNKSQCTTALVRVCRGAARVLLLSGTPALSRPVELYTQLLLIDNKFFGSYTEYGKRYCAGRQTNFGWDMSGQSNLAELQILLQKKFLIRRTKEQVLTTLESKTRETVLLDESLLQFSKEDQKELSEMADTWRASRPSDKHSALISYFTESARVKTPAICKYIKQVIKEEGVGKFLVFAHHRSVVQAVCAALDQLNTRYICIDGHTPSTSRAELVERFQHVAACRCAVLSLTAAGAGITLTAANLVLFAELHWNPGMLMQAESRAHRIGCCGEVRVRYLLANNTADDFIWPMLQNKLDVLNNVGLSGDTFKDTTITHQNKNDFIPGTNIRKNSIQQCDMPQNGKSATECTKNEESFLEHDQDDDLLANLEL, encoded by the exons ATGTCGTGTAGTAAAGAAGAAATTGAGAGAAAACGTTTAGCAGCAATACAAAAGAGACAAACGAAATTATCTTCACCGAATAGCCCTCTGGGAAATATTTCTATATCGAATACTACTCAGGGTAGTCCTTCTTTTACTGCCCAAAATATAAACGGTCGTAAACTTTACCATCCATACAAAAAACCAGAAATAAATGAATCGGAAAATATTCCTGTGACTAAGGTTGTTAGTGGAACAATATACTTGATATCGGAGAGTAGATTCGAAGTAAATCCATCAGAATTCTGTGTTccacttattaatattttcaaatctaTATCATCTAAATGCTATg aTGCTAATACAAAGTTGTGGAATTTCTCAATAGAGGATTATGAACAGCTGATGTCCAAAGTAGCTCCATTGGCACCGCATGTTGTTCTTGGTGCATTACCTGCTTACGTTCTAAAG GTTGTAAGAGAGAATATAACAGATCCTAATAATATAGATCTGACACCTGTGGAGGCAACATTAAGAAACAAGCTAATGCCATTTCAAGAAGATGGTGTCAg GTTTGGTATAGCACATCGTGGTAGATGTATGATAGCAGATGACATGGGCCTCGGAAAGACATTCCAGGCTTTAGCCATAGCAAGCTACTACAAACATAATTGGCCACTACTTATTGTCACTACTTCATCTATGAG GGATACATGGCAAAACAAAGTATACGAGCTCCTTCCCTCAGTGCCGCTCATGAACATTGTCACACTTAGCAGCGGGAAGGACACACAGCTTGTTGCTGACAAACAg ACAGAAGTAGTAATAGTGagctataaaataacaagtatGCACACAGACTTGCTCAAGAGTAAAAATTTTGGAGTAGTTATACTT GACGAGTCTCATCATTTGAAGTCGAACAAGTCTCAGTGTACAACAGCATTAGTCCGCGTGTGTCGCGGCGCTGCCCGGGTGCTGCTGCTGAGCGGTACGCCTGCACTCAGCCGCCCCGTTGAACTTTACACACAACTCTTGCTTATTGACAACAAATTCTTCGGCTCATATACTGAATATG GTAAGAGGTACTGTGCGGGCAGACAGACTAACTTCGGCTGGGACATGTCCGGTCAGTCCAACCTCGCCGAGCTGCAGATTTTGCTGCAGAAGAAGTTTCTTATCAGAAGAACTAAGGAACAAGTTTTAACCACTCTCGAAAGTAAGACCAG AGAGACGGTATTACTGGACGAGTCATTACTTCAGTTCAGCAAAGAGGATCAGAAAGAGTTGTCAGAGATGGCGGACACGTGGCGAGCAAGTCGGCCCTCGGATAAACACTCTGCCCTCATCTCTTACTTCACGGAGTCTGCCAGGGTCAAGACACCAGCTATATG taaatatataaagcaGGTGATAAAAGAGGAAGGCGTGGGTAAGTTTCTGGTGTTTGCTCATCACCGCAGCGTGGTGCAGGCTGTCTGTGCTGCACTGGACCAGCTCAACACCAGGTACATCTGCATCGATGGACACACGCCGTCCACCTCCAGAGCG GAGTTGGTGGAGAGGTTCCAGCACGTGGCGGCGTGTCGCTGCGCCGTGCTGTCGCTGACTGCAGCAGGCGCGGGCATCACCCTCACTGCAGCCAACCTCGTACTCTTTGCTGAACTGCACTGGAACCCTGGA ATGCTGATGCAGGCGGAGTCTCGCGCACATCGTATCGGATGCTGCGGCGAGGTGCGCGTGCGCTACTTGTTGGCGAACAACACAGCTGATGACTTCATCTGGCCAATGTTACAGAACAAATTAGAT gtACTTAATAACGTGGGACTAAGCGGTGATACATTTAAAGACACCACAATAACACATCAG AACAAGAACGATTTTATCCCGGGAACAAATATAAGGAAGAATTCAATACAACAATGTGATATGCCACAGAATGGTAAATCTGCAACTGAATGTACTAAAAACGAAGAATCTTTCTTAGAACATGATCAAGATGATGATTTATTGGCGAATTTGGAATTATAA
- the LOC106721028 gene encoding SWI/SNF-related matrix-associated actin-dependent regulator of chromatin subfamily A-like protein 1 isoform X1, which produces MSCSKEEIERKRLAAIQKRQTKLSSPNSPLGNISISNTTQGSPSFTAQNINGRKLYHPYKKPEINESENIPVTKVVSGTIYLISESRFEVNPSEFCVPLINIFKSISSKCYDANTKLWNFSIEDYEQLMSKVAPLAPHVVLGALPAYVLKVVRENITDPNNIDLTPVEATLRNKLMPFQEDGVRFGIAHRGRCMIADDMGLGKTFQALAIASYYKHNWPLLIVTTSSMRDTWQNKVYELLPSVPLMNIVTLSSGKDTQLVADKQTEVVIVSYKITSMHTDLLKSKNFGVVILDESHHLKSNKSQCTTALVRVCRGAARVLLLSGTPALSRPVELYTQLLLIDNKFFGSYTEYGKRYCAGRQTNFGWDMSGQSNLAELQILLQKKFLIRRTKEQVLTTLESKTRETVLLDESLLQFSKEDQKELSEMADTWRASRPSDKHSALISYFTESARVKTPAICKYIKQVIKEEGVGKFLVFAHHRSVVQAVCAALDQLNTRYICIDGHTPSTSRAELVERFQHVAACRCAVLSLTAAGAGITLTAANLVLFAELHWNPGMLMQAESRAHRIGCCGEVRVRYLLANNTADDFIWPMLQNKLDVLNNVGLSGDTFKDTTITHQGNNNITQYLTPNYTKNKNDFIPGTNIRKNSIQQCDMPQNGKSATECTKNEESFLEHDQDDDLLANLEL; this is translated from the exons ATGTCGTGTAGTAAAGAAGAAATTGAGAGAAAACGTTTAGCAGCAATACAAAAGAGACAAACGAAATTATCTTCACCGAATAGCCCTCTGGGAAATATTTCTATATCGAATACTACTCAGGGTAGTCCTTCTTTTACTGCCCAAAATATAAACGGTCGTAAACTTTACCATCCATACAAAAAACCAGAAATAAATGAATCGGAAAATATTCCTGTGACTAAGGTTGTTAGTGGAACAATATACTTGATATCGGAGAGTAGATTCGAAGTAAATCCATCAGAATTCTGTGTTccacttattaatattttcaaatctaTATCATCTAAATGCTATg aTGCTAATACAAAGTTGTGGAATTTCTCAATAGAGGATTATGAACAGCTGATGTCCAAAGTAGCTCCATTGGCACCGCATGTTGTTCTTGGTGCATTACCTGCTTACGTTCTAAAG GTTGTAAGAGAGAATATAACAGATCCTAATAATATAGATCTGACACCTGTGGAGGCAACATTAAGAAACAAGCTAATGCCATTTCAAGAAGATGGTGTCAg GTTTGGTATAGCACATCGTGGTAGATGTATGATAGCAGATGACATGGGCCTCGGAAAGACATTCCAGGCTTTAGCCATAGCAAGCTACTACAAACATAATTGGCCACTACTTATTGTCACTACTTCATCTATGAG GGATACATGGCAAAACAAAGTATACGAGCTCCTTCCCTCAGTGCCGCTCATGAACATTGTCACACTTAGCAGCGGGAAGGACACACAGCTTGTTGCTGACAAACAg ACAGAAGTAGTAATAGTGagctataaaataacaagtatGCACACAGACTTGCTCAAGAGTAAAAATTTTGGAGTAGTTATACTT GACGAGTCTCATCATTTGAAGTCGAACAAGTCTCAGTGTACAACAGCATTAGTCCGCGTGTGTCGCGGCGCTGCCCGGGTGCTGCTGCTGAGCGGTACGCCTGCACTCAGCCGCCCCGTTGAACTTTACACACAACTCTTGCTTATTGACAACAAATTCTTCGGCTCATATACTGAATATG GTAAGAGGTACTGTGCGGGCAGACAGACTAACTTCGGCTGGGACATGTCCGGTCAGTCCAACCTCGCCGAGCTGCAGATTTTGCTGCAGAAGAAGTTTCTTATCAGAAGAACTAAGGAACAAGTTTTAACCACTCTCGAAAGTAAGACCAG AGAGACGGTATTACTGGACGAGTCATTACTTCAGTTCAGCAAAGAGGATCAGAAAGAGTTGTCAGAGATGGCGGACACGTGGCGAGCAAGTCGGCCCTCGGATAAACACTCTGCCCTCATCTCTTACTTCACGGAGTCTGCCAGGGTCAAGACACCAGCTATATG taaatatataaagcaGGTGATAAAAGAGGAAGGCGTGGGTAAGTTTCTGGTGTTTGCTCATCACCGCAGCGTGGTGCAGGCTGTCTGTGCTGCACTGGACCAGCTCAACACCAGGTACATCTGCATCGATGGACACACGCCGTCCACCTCCAGAGCG GAGTTGGTGGAGAGGTTCCAGCACGTGGCGGCGTGTCGCTGCGCCGTGCTGTCGCTGACTGCAGCAGGCGCGGGCATCACCCTCACTGCAGCCAACCTCGTACTCTTTGCTGAACTGCACTGGAACCCTGGA ATGCTGATGCAGGCGGAGTCTCGCGCACATCGTATCGGATGCTGCGGCGAGGTGCGCGTGCGCTACTTGTTGGCGAACAACACAGCTGATGACTTCATCTGGCCAATGTTACAGAACAAATTAGAT gtACTTAATAACGTGGGACTAAGCGGTGATACATTTAAAGACACCACAATAACACATCAG ggaaataataatataacgcAATATTTAACACCGAATTACACAAAGAACAAGAACGATTTTATCCCGGGAACAAATATAAGGAAGAATTCAATACAACAATGTGATATGCCACAGAATGGTAAATCTGCAACTGAATGTACTAAAAACGAAGAATCTTTCTTAGAACATGATCAAGATGATGATTTATTGGCGAATTTGGAATTATAA
- the LOC106721052 gene encoding serine protease inhibitor dipetalogastin-like, which produces MYLTGTISMLVLYISVTTALPPCVCTREKNPVCGSNGKTYSNVCMLNCARASDPDLSLQSYGKCEAPPVIPDNCICTFEFNPVCGTDGETYPNPCTLRCRQRQIHRLDISHRGACRNIRDVDDSCGCKNRETKLVCGTDGFTYNNPCLLNCARETNPDLHVLHVDSCDANKDDFPKTPLCACTRNLQPVCASNGITYGNKCLMKCAGTHLTIKGLGSCDEF; this is translated from the exons atGTATTTAACCG GCACAATATCAATGTTAGTCCTGTATATATCAGTGACAACCGCTTTACCACCATGTGTTTGCACGCGCGAGAAAAATCCCGTATGCGGTTCAAATGGAAAAACTTATAGCAACGTTTGTATGCTCAACTGCGCTCGCGCATCTGATCCAGATCTCTCCCTACAAAGTTACGGTAAATGCGAAGCTCCCCCAGTTATCCCAGACAACTGCATATGCACGTTCGAATTCAATCCAGTATGCGGTACAGATGGTGAAACTTATCCCAATCCATGCACCCTCAGATGTCGCCAGAGACAAATCCACAGACTAGATATCAGCCATAGAGGAGCGTGTAGGAACATTCGAGATGTCGATGATTCTTGCGGTTGTAAGAATAGAGAAACAAAATTAGTCTGTGGCACAGATGGTTTCACGTACAATAACCCATGCTTACTGAACTGTGCTCGCGAAACAAATCCTGACTTACACGTACTCCATGTTGATTCTTGTGACGCAAATAAAGACGATTTTCCTAAAACGCCTCTTTGTGCATGTACGAGGAATCTACAGCCGGTGTGTGCATCAAACGGAATCACTTACGGCAACAAATGTCTTATGAAATGCGCGGGAACTCACCTCACTATAAAAGGACTTGGATCTTGCGAtgaattttaa